One window of Myxococcus fulvus genomic DNA carries:
- a CDS encoding MerR family transcriptional regulator, giving the protein MARGLTISQVAAFASVTVKTVRHYQRLGLIEEPRRDGSGYRRYASADLLRLIQARALAEAGVPLAEISAMLDAAPERFAAHVADVERRLTERIAELVARRDMLHRLANGNRLLLPDRACAILDRATRLGFPPDYLDMIRESLVLAKALVPKFDDYLTQVEHSLDDARYMDLLKRWWDARAWAPEDPRVAELATAATEHLLVNPELLKVLTGSFPKAKAALRQELLENHRAEVAPSWVRLSALLEANLRAAGINLPKR; this is encoded by the coding sequence ATGGCCCGAGGTCTGACCATCAGCCAGGTGGCGGCGTTCGCCAGCGTCACCGTCAAGACGGTGCGGCACTACCAACGGCTCGGGCTCATCGAGGAACCACGGCGCGACGGGTCCGGCTATCGCCGCTACGCCTCGGCCGACCTGCTGCGCCTCATCCAGGCCCGAGCCCTGGCCGAGGCGGGCGTCCCCCTGGCCGAGATCAGCGCCATGCTCGACGCCGCTCCCGAGCGATTCGCCGCCCATGTGGCCGACGTCGAGAGGCGACTGACCGAGCGGATCGCGGAGCTGGTCGCGCGGCGCGACATGCTCCACCGGCTGGCCAACGGCAATCGGCTCCTGCTGCCCGACCGCGCCTGCGCCATCCTGGACCGGGCCACGCGACTCGGCTTCCCACCGGACTACCTGGACATGATTCGGGAGAGCCTCGTCCTGGCCAAGGCCCTGGTTCCGAAGTTCGACGACTACCTCACCCAGGTCGAGCATTCCCTCGATGACGCCCGGTACATGGACCTGCTCAAGCGTTGGTGGGACGCCAGGGCGTGGGCCCCGGAAGACCCGCGGGTCGCCGAGCTCGCCACGGCCGCCACCGAGCACCTGCTCGTCAACCCTGAACTCCTGAAGGTGCTGACCGGGTCCTTTCCCAAGGCCAAAGCCGCACTCCGGCAGGAGCTGCTCGAGAACCACCGGGCAGAGGTCGCACCCAGTTGGGTCCGCCTGTCCGCACTGCTCGAGGCGAACCTGCGCGCGGCGGGCATCAACCTCCCGAAACGATGA